GTATATAATATGATAGTTAAGTTTAACAATAATAAATAAAATGATAAATATTCAAATTTAATTAAATATAGTGTCAGAAATCCGTTTAAATATCAAGTTTTTAACGGTTCTGACATTTTTTCTTATTTTCATGAAGATTGACAAGGTAGAATTTTTTATTAGTTACTTTTTAGTGCCTACTTGAAAGTTTGATATTATGACCTTAACATGTAATTTATGGAATAATTTACTTAGTGTAGTAAGATGAGGGCTATCACTAAACTATAATTGTATAATTTGAATCTTATTAAGTAAAACTCATAAAAAGGAGTTGAGATAATGCTAAACGATATGCTAACGCTATTATCAGAAAGAAGTGATTTTTTTATAAAACTATCCATCGAACATTTGACGATTTCTATTATTTCTATAATAATTGCAATTGTTTTAGGTGGTATAATTGGTATCATTGTAAGTGAATTTCATAAGTCTTCTAAGCCAATATTGGGGACTATCAATTTTCTATACACTATACCATCTATTTCTATGCTAGGTTTTTTGATACCATTCTCTGGAATTGGAAATACTACAGCTATTATTGCTCTTACTATATATGCATTACTACCTATGGTTAGAAATACATATACTGGAATTACTAATGTAGATAAAAACATTCTTGAAGCAGCAAAAGGTATGGGAAGTACAGACTTTCAGATACTATATAAAATAAAACTTCCACTAGCTTTACCTGTCATTATGTCTGGTATTAGAAACATGGTTATTATGACAATTGCACTTACTGGTATTGCTTCATTTATAGGTGCTGGTGGTCTGGGTGTAGCGATATATAGAGGAATCACAACAAATAGCACAGTAATGACAGTTACTGGAAGTATTCTTATTGCTCTATTAGCTTTATTATTTGATTTTATTTTAGGATTAGTAGAAAGATTTTTACAAAGAAAAAGAAAAAAGAAAAATAGGAAAAAAGTATTTGCCATTCTAGGAAGTCTTATCCTTATAATAACTATCTTTACATCTTATTTTTTTAATTCTGCAAAGACTCAAACTATTCATATAGCTACAAAACCAATGACTGAGCAGTATATTCTTGGTGAAATGTTGGATATTTTAATTGAAAAAAATACAGATTTGAAAGTAGAAATCACACAAGGTGTAGGTGGAGGAACATCTAATATTCAGCCAGCTATGGAGAATGGAGAATTTGATATTTATCCAGAATATACAGGGACAGGCTGGAATATGGTCCTGAAGAAAAATGAATTATATACGGAAAATATGTTTGAGAAGTTACAATCTGAATATAAAACTAAGCTTAAAATGCAGTGGACTGGTATGTATGGCTTTTCTAATAGTTATGCGTTGGCAGTTAGAAAAGAGATTGCAGATAAATATAAATTGAAAAATATTTCAGATTTAAGAGAAATATCTTCTGAATTGACATTTGGTGCAGAGTACGATTTTTATGAGAGAGAAGATGGCTATACTCCGCTATGTAATACTTATGACTTACACTTTAAAAACACAGTTGATTTAGATATCGGGCTTAAATATCAGGCAATCAATGAGGGAAAAATTGATGTAATGCCTATATTTACAACTGATGGTCAGTATAGTGTTTCAGATGTTGTAGTTTTAAAGGATGATAAAAGCTTTTATCCATCTTATCAATGTGGAAATGTTATTCGTTCAGAAGTATTAGAGGAACATCCAGAACTTTCAAAAGTATTTGAGATGGTTAAAGATATTTTAACTGATAAAGAAATGGCTAAATTGAATTATGATGTAGAAAATAATAATTTAGAGCCTAGAGAAGTTGCACAGGAGTTTTTGAATAAAAAGGGACTTTTATAATTGGAGGAAATATAATGACACCTATTATACAATTTAAAAATATTGAAAAACAATATAATGATAAAACAATCATAAATAATCTCAATTTAGATATAGAAAAAGGAGAATTTTTGACTGTTATTGGCTCATCTGGAAGTGGAAAGACAACTCTTCTAAAAATGATTAATGGTCTTATTTTGCCAGATGGAGGAGATATTTTAATTAACAAAACAGACATTAAAAATGAGGACTTAATTAAATTAAGAAGAAAAATAGGCTATTGTGTTCAGGGGAGTGTTCTTTTTCCTCATATGACTGTTGAAGAAAATATTTCATATGTACCAAATCTTCTTAATCGAAAAAATAAGTCAGAGATAAAAAATGCTGTAGATAAATGGATGCAGATAGTGGGATTACCAAATGATATGAAAACAAGATACCCATCTGAATTATCAGGTGGTCAGCAACAGCGTGTAGGCATAGCACGTGCTTTAGCTTCTTCACCAGAAATCTTATTGATGGATGAACCTTTTGGTGCTGTTGATGAAATCACGCGAAAACAGTTACAAAAAGAGATAAAAGAAATTCATAAAAAAACAGGAATTACTATTATCTTTATTACACATGATATTTATGAAGCCTTGATTTTGGGTACAAAAACTTTGGTACTGAATCATGGAGTCATTCAACAATATGATACTCCTGAAAATATCTTAAATACACCTGCAAATCAATTTGTAGACCAATTACTAAATGTAAAGAAATCTATAACAAGTTATGATGATTTAAAAGAATAAAGTTAATCTAAAAATTAAATTATGATAATACTGAAAAACTATTGACCTTGAGCTAACTTTAAGTCGTATACTAAAAGTATAAGAATAG
This sequence is a window from Clostridioides difficile. Protein-coding genes within it:
- a CDS encoding ABC transporter permease subunit, which codes for MLNDMLTLLSERSDFFIKLSIEHLTISIISIIIAIVLGGIIGIIVSEFHKSSKPILGTINFLYTIPSISMLGFLIPFSGIGNTTAIIALTIYALLPMVRNTYTGITNVDKNILEAAKGMGSTDFQILYKIKLPLALPVIMSGIRNMVIMTIALTGIASFIGAGGLGVAIYRGITTNSTVMTVTGSILIALLALLFDFILGLVERFLQRKRKKKNRKKVFAILGSLILIITIFTSYFFNSAKTQTIHIATKPMTEQYILGEMLDILIEKNTDLKVEITQGVGGGTSNIQPAMENGEFDIYPEYTGTGWNMVLKKNELYTENMFEKLQSEYKTKLKMQWTGMYGFSNSYALAVRKEIADKYKLKNISDLREISSELTFGAEYDFYEREDGYTPLCNTYDLHFKNTVDLDIGLKYQAINEGKIDVMPIFTTDGQYSVSDVVVLKDDKSFYPSYQCGNVIRSEVLEEHPELSKVFEMVKDILTDKEMAKLNYDVENNNLEPREVAQEFLNKKGLL
- a CDS encoding ABC transporter ATP-binding protein, whose product is MTPIIQFKNIEKQYNDKTIINNLNLDIEKGEFLTVIGSSGSGKTTLLKMINGLILPDGGDILINKTDIKNEDLIKLRRKIGYCVQGSVLFPHMTVEENISYVPNLLNRKNKSEIKNAVDKWMQIVGLPNDMKTRYPSELSGGQQQRVGIARALASSPEILLMDEPFGAVDEITRKQLQKEIKEIHKKTGITIIFITHDIYEALILGTKTLVLNHGVIQQYDTPENILNTPANQFVDQLLNVKKSITSYDDLKE